ATAATTTAAGTAGTCTCTactttcaaaataataaataagaacaGTCAACTGTAAGAACTTAGACTTCATTAATTCAATGTAAGCAGGTTTGACCTGAAGAGTTGCATTGCCAATGTTTGAAGATGGTTAATGGCAATTTGCTTGGGAAAGGCCTGTTAAACTGGTTTCTGTTCAATTTAAGTATTGTATCTTTAGTATTTAAGCATTCCATATCCTTGCTTCTATCATAATTCTTCAATAACTGAATGTCGTCCTGGTCCATCTTTAATTCTAGTATATGTCTGCCTATGGTGCAGGTGCTTCTCTTGCCCATTTTTTCAGTTATGCGTAGCTTGGTTGAGCCAATCGTCCATATCTTGTTTGAACGTTGTGCATTTGATTCTTCAGCTAGTGCTCTAGTATCCAGTCTCTTCCTTGCTTGTGAGTGTCAAGATGAACTTATCCCTTAGCTTTATGACATTATTTATATGTTGAGCTTAATCAATGTATATATGTTGACTATATGTTTGTGTTCATTATTGTACATTCATAAAAGCTTTTCTGCCATTACGAATGTAACTGTTCTGATCTAGTTTAGAATCATCTCCTAGATTTTCTAGCAGTTGTCGTTTGATacgaaacttttttttttctctaagaTGAAGATTTCCTTTTAAGGAAACGTGGAGAAATTTGAGTTTCTTCACGTCTCCATATGCAATGTTGACTGTCTGAAAGATGGTTATTTGTTTAATCCTGGTCTATAATCCCGTGTTTGTTATTCAggttttttcaaaaaagacTAAAGCTTCACAGTGCAACTTATAACTAGCAACACTGCAtgtcaaatattaaaaagttccCCTGAATGTTTTATCTCAGCCTTGAAATTTCTGATACAGCTATTTGAACACAGATTCTCTTGGTACACCTTTTTTCATCGCTAAAGACTTGCTGGTGGCAGTTTTCTATGCCCTTGGAGATGGAAAGCGGCCTTTTCTAGTCAGCGCAGGTGCCGTTGCTTTGAATGCCGTTCTGGATTGGCTTTCAGTTTCTAGATTGAATCTTGGAGCAAAGGGACTGGTAAAGGATTTCATCTAATCTTGGAGCAACCATAACTGGTGTGTTTAAATTTCATGGCGTTTTTACCAGTCTGCATTTATGCAGGCGCTGTCAACATCCTTTACAGCAGCTCTGTCCGTTTTAATCTTGTTTCATCTCCTTAAGAGGAAGCTCTCCGGTATAATCCAAAACTCATTTAATAAGGCACTCTAATTACACATATGACTGTGGTGCAAATGTCTCAGGACTTTCAAGTTATGCTGCAATGATTTATCCTGCTACACTGCTACTGATTTGCTGCATCACATCAAACATAACCACCTCCGTTGCCTACAACCTTATGCACGTGTCAGTGGCTTCCACATTACTTTCAAGGTCTGCTTCTTAAGTATTAAACATAGTTGTTCTCTAGACATATTCTCTTCTCATCGGTTTTCAGCAACAATAGGTACAATCTAATGATGGAGCTATTCACTCTGTCGATGGCTGGTGCTTTTGGACTTATTGGATTCTTCGTTCCTGCTGTACTCCTACACCTGTGTGGATTTGAGCTAGCGCGAGATTTGTACAGAATGCTGATTATGCCGCAATCTCTCACACCAATGACCAAGTCATTCTGATTCAGAGGAGATACATGCAATGCATATTTGGGATGGGATACTGGTGTCGGATAACCTCCAGAGGCTCTGAGCTACTTCTGGCCCACCGACGGCTTGTGCTAACAGTAAATTGTAGTATCTATTGAGTTGGGATGGATTCAAGAGTTTTTTGGGTGGAAACATTAATGGAGTTAATAACTGCAATCAAAATGTTTTAGGGTGACAGCaggtaacttttttttttaaaaagtgaattagTATAAACATTTTGTTGGACAAAGAAGATAAGGTGACGATTTGCGTGGATGACACAGGTGGCACTAGGGTTTAACCCCATAGTCGCGTGTCTGGTCCGAAACACGGTGGCAAACTCTAGGGCTTTGCCTTATTCGTGACTTTTCAGTTTTTGATCTTTATCTCACAAACAACaatatagatattttaaatctctgtttttattttggttttatattAGCAACACCACTTAATTTCCATCTTGATTTTATCATAGCAAGACGACCAATGTTCTAAGGACACCTATCGTCATGCTCAGTGAAGCAAATAGAACAAAAGTGATTACATGTACCAAAtaattgccaaaaaaaatcaaaatataaaaatgataaccCAACTTGTAAATGTAAGAATACGTCGCATATCAAAAGTTGCAATCTTTGTTACTCCATAAACTCGAATGAGAATCATACTCATTTGTATCAATGTCAATACTGCATTGATGCTTCTCGTATCTTATAGATCGAAAGAGGAGGACCATCATTGTACAGGAATATGGATTAGCATATACAGAGCGAATGCTGAACAAGAAGTGCTTTTGTGCAGATGAATATCCATTACTTCATTCCCATGTAGCCGAGAACTTTTGAAGGATCCAACGTCCCACTGAAGTAACTTGAGGAGACGTATATCAGATCTTGTCGACCCTTCCACTCTTCACCGGGTTTCAAGGCTATTGGGGTTTCGATAACTGCTGAATCCACACATACCATTTTTTTGTAATCTGAATCACCTAAATCTGGCAGAGCTTTTGCTTTCTTATCCCAAGGGTTCCACACAACTGCATATCACACAACCTTCTCTTAATAAAAGTGCCCACAAAACTAGGTCTTCAATGTAAAACCCAAgtgtaaataaagtaaaatacctGCATCACACATGGCTTCTTTGCGGAGTTCATATGTCACTTTCCTCTCGTGATCAATTACAGCTATCTTCGACGGTGTGCTTAGATAGGCTCGGTCAATCTATGAAGAAGCAGATAACAAACAATTAAGTGACTGCATATGgtttttaattccaaaaaaaagacTCATGATGCAGCATGATATAACTTTTGAACTCAAATGCTCCTTTCGTGAGTTTTTGCATAAcaaaagataagaaataaTCAGTGGCCAAAGTAATACAACATGGTCCTAGACTAGTCAAAAATCGAAATGCAGGCACATAAAGCAGGGAAAATGAGGGTGAGATTAAAAGCATTACCTCACCGTCGAAAGTTATTGCATCCGCCTGTTCAGTACATCTTTCTCCTTGCAACAAGTGATCAAAGTAATCTAGCGTCTCCAAGCCCTCGACACGCACTTCACTGCAAAATTATATGGCATCATTCAACCTATCCGAAGGTATAATAACTGGGAGTATAAGTAAGGATTGAATTGCTCATCAATGTGCTATAAACTAATGTGAACCTAGTATGGACTGATTATTATACTACACAACAGACAAATGAAATAGGAAAATGTcatgatattttttacttaaagCAAGAGTAGTAATGGAATGAGGTAGGTAAACCTGATATCAGAAACAGGCATGTAATTACGCAGCGCAAATGTGAAAGTGAATGGCCTGCTATCAATATTCCGCACGCGAGGGATCCATGTGATCTTTCCAGCACTCAAAGAAATACGTATACGCAACTCAAATCTGCATATAGAAGCAGAACACCATTGAAACATAAGACCAAAAATTCTGGATTACTACTTAGTGCTTACTAAAGGAAAATAACATTACTTGCACCCTCACCTGTGTGGCCAAGTCTTCAGGTCATCTTCAGTGGACTTCAAGACGAGATCTATTGTTGACGGAGTACTGCCTGAAGTCGAAGTCGAAGTTGAAGCTGAAGTCGAAGTTGGAGGCGAAGGCGAAGGCAAAGGTGAAGGAGACTTGTCAACTGACCATAACCTGTTCCTTGCAAATCCATGTTGCTCCAGTGTACCAAGATTCGAAAACTAAAAGTGCAATCAAAGTATAAGAATGCATCCAATCAGTATGATAGATCATAGATGTAAAACATTTACACAAGTTTGAAACTAACCTGTGGAAAGCAAATAGGTACGCCACCCCTTATGGCTTTTGACACATTCCACGCAGCCTAAAACACAACAAATGTACAactcttaaaataacaattgTCGTCAATATCCTGGGTAACTCTCATAGACTTAtactcttttttaaaattattttcagcTGATGCTGATAATACAACATCTTCTAATCTACATAATGCAATTATGCCATTCATAAACTTGAAAACTCACCCTACTGCTGACGAAGAGCAACTCTTgtcttctctcattcttccAGGAAACCACTTGCGCACCAAACAAGAGAATCTGAGACCACAAATAAAAAGCTAGAGTTACATTTACCCTCGACCATCACGCAGAAATCCACCCTCTGGTTAGACAGAGAGCTAGTCTTATTCTACACCAGTTTAAAACTACAAAATTCATCTTTCTATGTGTAAAACTTGCACCCAGTGAACACATTCTATTATATCTTGATCAAGATTCACTACCAGTCATTTTTCTAGAAAATTGAAAGCTCGCATCTCAAAAACATACTACCATAATCATCATTACCATCACCAAGCCATTTTTTGCTACTTACAGTCCTGAATTATGGAGCTATGACACAATCCCACCCAAATAGAGAAGTGTTGTGCCATAATCTATTTAACAAGTTTTGCAATCTTCCTGCATACCATGGCTTAATCTCACATTCAGAAATTCATCCCTCGTGCTGACTTGAATACAAGTTTTTCAATGGTTCACGCCTTCCACTAACCACAAAATGtacaaaatcatcaatcttGGCTCGTATGCACGCTCatatgaaaaagaaacaaaaaaacttgCCATGAAGGACTGCAGAACCTATACTTCAAATGAAAACTATGCTTTTTCCATGAAGGACTACAGAACCTATACTTCAAATCTTGGCTTGTATGTATGCACatatgaaaaagaaacaaacaaatcatGCCAATTTTCTACTTACAGTCCCGAATTATGGAGCTATGACACAATCCAGCCCAAATGGAGAAGTCAAGTGTCAAAATCTGTTATCCAAATTTTGTAATCTTCTAAACCTCACATAAACAAATTTTTCCTTAGTGACTTGAATCCAagtttttcaatggtccacgCCTTCCACAAACCACACAATCTACAAATCATCAAATTGGCTCGTATGCACGCTCATATGAAAAAGAAACAGAATAAATCTTGCCATGAAGGACTACAGAACCTATACTTCAAACGATTTATCAAGATACTTACACTCCAATATAAGAACCTAGACTTCAAAAGATTTGTCAAGATAATCACATTCCAATATGAGAACCTAGACTTCAAAGGATTATCAAGATAATCACACTCCAATACGAGCACATATACTTCAAAAGAGATTTATCAAAGATAATCACACTCCACTATGAGAACCTATACTTCAAAAGATTTATCAAGATAATCACACTCAACTATGAGAACCTATACTTCAAAGGATTCATCAATATAATCACACTCCACTACGAGACCTAGACTTCAAATGATTTATCAAGATAATCACACTCCACTATGGAAACAATTACTGTATAATTTAACAAAGAAATAGCAACAATCATTACAATAACCAACACGACGAACCTCCGCAGTGTAACCGCTGGGCTCCGACAGAAGAAGCTTCGGCGATGCATCACGTTCATGGATGAAACTATACGACTGGCGGTTCATTTTCGCAATTTCTCCTTTAAATTCCTCAGAATGCGCGGTCCTCCGCCTAcgcataaaaaaattgaaatgagaaaCACATAccaaaagaaaagagagaatcGAGCTAGAATCGAGAAAACATTGATAAAATCACGGATCAATTAGATTCAGGATTCCGCACCTGAAAATCGAATGTAACTACGGAATCGGGTGATCACTCAGTGCGATCTGAAAATTCGAACTCCACGCGAGAAACTCGACGATCAAACGGAGAAATTCACAAATCTACTTTGCTTCACGTactgaaaatgaaatcatGCAGTAATCAAAAGCAGTTATGGGAATCGGAAATTTGGTGATGGTGACGGTTTTTAATCTGATCATTCATATTCGGATTCGGATGCTATATATTTGGGCACAAATAGGGTGGGAAATGTAAATTACAAAAGTTCGTGAACTTCAATTTTACTTGGGCCTTTTTAAGTTCTGATGGGCCTCAGATCTTTTTCTGGGCCTGTACAAAAAGTAATTTTGTTCAGAAATAAAATCCTCTTCCCATTGATGAAAATCATGAAACCAATTTTATTGATACTTTCGTCTACATAAAATATCTTGTATATGGATTAgtgaagtgagaaaaaaaatgggtaaGAAAGTTTGGTGGACATACCAAAAtgcaaaatgagactattttaatgaaaaaaggaaatatagaATTAGTAAAGTACGAAAGAGAACtaaaattgattgaaatatCGTTAGTAGAAGATGATAAAGTAGAAGTGATATAGGGAAAAAGCTAAGTTGATGCATTGAGATAATGTATTTTCAGAAacttgccaaaaaaaaatagaacaataTTAATTGTCGTAATcaaaccaaaatgaaaaaaaataagactattgGTCATAGAACAAGTGTCGATACAGTGTTGTCACAGAGTTCAATTGCCGGAATTGaatctttctacttttttgtACAAATTTTTCGGACAACGGGTGCGAGAAGGAGAGCACGTTAGGGTGCGGGAAATGTTTATTTGGAAACATTGTTTAGGAGAAACGGGAAAGctgagttgaatatttttgaaaaaaatttactattcAAATGTCGTACCAATTTTACttcatctttaattttgtcccgtaaattttgatttggcCAAAAATCTTAAATCGTACGAAATTTGCTATTAagttaaaattcataatttttcaaccacgtttttagtttgtcaaaTATATCAACATACGATGTAGTTCATTATTTTAGGGACTAATAGCAtaaaaaacaagcaaaacatTGCCCACTTTTGATGGACAAATTTACCCTCTTGGCTCTTCTTCCTCAGATGCCATTCACGTAGCAAACGCACGAATGATCGTTGGTGTAAAGAAGGGTAATTTCGTAATAATATCTCTCTGGCTCTCTCACAAACGCCTTAGCCAGTTAGTTAGCTTGGTTAGGAAAAACAGAATTTagcatacatatttttttttgttatggaatCGGTTCTCAATTTGCAAATGCATTTCGAGAAAGATGATAAGGCGGCGGCGCTGCTCACCATATGGAAATATTCAAAGCACTGACACCATCGATTACAAAGAGAAGAGCAACTGCAACCAATACGCCGCCGTATAAAGGCCAAAATATCCTCTCGTTTTTACCCTTTCCGTCTATTTTATTCGATTCTCCCTCTTATCAATAATGATTTCTCTTTGCCCATGTGACCCAAGGAGCCCATGTTTTCTTCACTTTTGTATCTATCTATATATGCATCTACTCCTTCATTCATTCAATGTTGTTTTATAATCAACAAACCCTCccatatagtataattaaatatgatatcatgttttgactttttttgttttttcaatcccgataatttttttttcaagtactccctccatcccaagataagtgagcacaaacttttCGATACAGAATTTAAGGAAAtagaattttattagtaaagtggaaagtgaataaaataagaaagttaataaaatcaaaagaaaaatacctagtaagagagagaataaaaaaaaagaaaatgaccaGTATAAGATATTAGTACTATTCACGTGgaaatgataatataaattgattataaAACAACAATAGAAATAGGGaataatgatattttggtGTTTTCAAGGTATTCTATTTTGGACCACAGACATGGTTGCATAACCAATACTCCCTAGACATGATAATCTTTGGAAATATCTCCAACTATGCTCACCATTACCACAATTTAGTGAGATTTTTTGAGCAATTCCATGACATTTCGATTCATTCAAAACATTTTTAGGCTGAAACTGATGCAttgactattttatttttccaatgcCTTATATTTATGCTCAATCTCCGGttggataaaatattttagacaTTTTTAAATCCACTGGTAGTTACACGTACTACATAATATGTGTGCTGCATTTCagcattttcaaattttctacttattttattatataaatatctcaAGAATATGAAgccattcaattattttttttataaatatcttaaGAATATGACTAGTCATTAAAATTCTTTATTCATTAGTATAAATATCTCAAGAATATGACTAAAGTCATTAGATTTAGatgttaataa
The genomic region above belongs to Salvia hispanica cultivar TCC Black 2014 chromosome 3, UniMelb_Shisp_WGS_1.0, whole genome shotgun sequence and contains:
- the LOC125216859 gene encoding putative glucose-6-phosphate 1-epimerase — encoded protein: MNRQSYSFIHERDASPKLLLSEPSGYTAEILLFGAQVVSWKNERRQELLFVSSRAAWNVSKAIRGGVPICFPQFSNLGTLEQHGFARNRLWSVDKSPSPLPSPSPPTSTSASTSTSTSGSTPSTIDLVLKSTEDDLKTWPHRFELRIRISLSAGKITWIPRVRNIDSRPFTFTFALRNYMPVSDISEVRVEGLETLDYFDHLLQGERCTEQADAITFDGEIDRAYLSTPSKIAVIDHERKVTYELRKEAMCDAVVWNPWDKKAKALPDLGDSDYKKMVCVDSAVIETPIALKPGEEWKGRQDLIYVSSSYFSGTLDPSKVLGYMGMK